The following proteins are encoded in a genomic region of Mycolicibacterium rutilum:
- the eccB gene encoding type VII secretion protein EccB, whose amino-acid sequence MPAQVTTRAQVNGYRFLIRRLEHALIRGDSRMIHDPMRGQMRALIVGVVIAVLITGACGVLAFFKPAPSVGDAQILLSKSSGAVFVKIGDRVHPVLNLASARLIVGANENPKEVDDKFLNPLPRGAMVGIVGAPTSIRGADNTAMSSWTVCDNLQTPGVTQVTGTVTRQTAVLANDPVLDGDVRAAEVNEAVLTEAGGTTFLIYDGVRAPLDMSNPAVLNGLHLQGATPRPVSPGLLNAFPLVEPITAVTIDGVGGPSAAMGPQHPVGSMVRTVDSRGEQLFVVLRDGLQPVSSATADIIRYGNPDSAGDARDIAPASLAAVPIVHHLAVEHYPAVPPRIVGADTDRVVCMGWQRSNTAGDATVRLLLGHRLPVPVDAQPVRLASADGNGPAVDVVYLAPGHGEYVQATGTLPDSQSAGQLFYISDTGLRYHIKDLPTAESLGVTGVRLPDGPPNAPQRAPWPVLSLLPAGPALSQEAALIAHDGLAADPASAPVQLPN is encoded by the coding sequence ATGCCAGCGCAAGTTACCACGCGGGCGCAGGTCAACGGCTACCGATTTCTGATCCGGCGACTCGAGCACGCGCTGATCCGTGGTGACTCGAGGATGATCCACGATCCGATGCGGGGTCAGATGAGGGCGTTGATCGTCGGTGTGGTGATCGCCGTCCTCATCACCGGCGCATGCGGGGTGCTGGCCTTCTTCAAACCGGCGCCGAGCGTCGGTGATGCGCAGATCTTGCTGAGCAAGTCCAGCGGTGCGGTGTTCGTGAAGATCGGTGACCGGGTGCATCCGGTGCTGAACCTCGCCTCCGCGCGATTGATCGTCGGCGCGAACGAAAATCCCAAAGAGGTCGACGACAAATTCCTCAACCCGCTGCCGCGCGGCGCGATGGTCGGCATCGTCGGAGCGCCGACGAGTATCCGCGGTGCCGACAACACCGCGATGTCGTCGTGGACGGTGTGCGACAACCTGCAGACCCCGGGAGTCACCCAAGTGACCGGCACCGTCACCCGGCAGACCGCGGTGCTGGCCAACGATCCGGTGCTCGACGGCGATGTGCGGGCCGCCGAGGTGAACGAGGCCGTCCTCACCGAGGCCGGGGGCACAACCTTCCTGATCTACGACGGCGTCCGCGCACCGCTGGACATGTCGAATCCCGCCGTCCTCAACGGTCTTCACCTCCAGGGCGCGACACCTCGCCCGGTATCGCCTGGGCTGCTCAACGCGTTCCCGTTGGTCGAACCCATCACGGCGGTGACCATCGACGGGGTCGGGGGGCCGAGCGCGGCGATGGGGCCGCAGCACCCCGTCGGTTCGATGGTGCGGACGGTCGACTCCCGCGGCGAGCAACTCTTCGTCGTGCTGCGCGACGGTCTGCAACCTGTCTCATCGGCGACCGCCGACATCATCCGCTACGGCAATCCGGACAGTGCCGGCGACGCACGAGACATCGCGCCCGCCTCGCTCGCGGCGGTGCCGATCGTGCACCACCTCGCCGTCGAGCATTACCCCGCCGTGCCGCCGCGCATCGTCGGCGCGGACACCGATCGCGTCGTGTGCATGGGCTGGCAGCGCTCCAACACCGCGGGCGATGCGACCGTGCGACTGCTGCTCGGGCACCGACTTCCCGTGCCGGTCGACGCACAACCGGTGCGGCTGGCCTCCGCCGACGGCAACGGACCCGCAGTCGATGTCGTGTACCTGGCACCCGGCCATGGCGAATACGTTCAGGCGACCGGGACGCTGCCCGACAGTCAGTCGGCGGGGCAACTGTTCTACATCTCGGATACCGGACTGCGGTACCACATCAAGGATCTGCCCACCGCAGAGTCACTCGGCGTCACCGGCGTTCGGCTGCCCGACGGACCGCCGAACGCACCGCAGCGTGCGCCGTGGCCGGTACTGTCGCTGCTGCCTGCGGGTCCCGCACTGTCTCAGGAAGCCGCGCTCATCGCCCACGACGGCCTGGCCGCCGACCCGGCCAGCGCACCTGTGCAACTGCCCAACTGA
- the eccD gene encoding type VII secretion integral membrane protein EccD, translated as MTLPPPLSDLDPDSESQPELSRLTLAVGGLKLDVGLPPDVSIAEYIGDVIDIANEQAALRDPLDGALFDASDSDWTLARLGGEPIEPHRSLTEAGVHDGELLIICHAGQPISPLLFDDVDTAEPVSDSGVAGWVRREAAALTAFGIGLAATTTVAALLPRWAQTPAVPVAALGVGVLGIAFACLLSTRPRGAGRSAWVTATVLPLLFGGALYVVPGGFGATALPMAFALTALGSLVVLLISNAGRALHTAVVAMCAFGGLASTALLLTQPPLRTVGAITATAAVIVVYLAPRVTIALSKLPLPRVPTAGEPLDDIETQGGTTVEGVAAVGKQIIPTEQNLTRRVRRANEYLTGILVAAALAAATGSYLAADGSDGFFWQGTAFTVVVATALCLRGRRHHDLVQSAVQIGGGLAATVAVIVKTAVLVENWQIRSVVVLLVLIALIVAFGLVAPAREFSPVARRWVEIIEYVAIGLMVPLCLWIIRVYAFFRELQI; from the coding sequence TTGACCTTACCGCCGCCATTATCGGACCTGGATCCCGATTCCGAATCCCAGCCCGAGCTGAGCAGGCTCACCCTCGCAGTCGGTGGCCTGAAACTCGACGTCGGGCTGCCGCCGGATGTGAGCATCGCCGAGTACATCGGCGACGTGATCGACATCGCCAACGAGCAGGCGGCGTTGCGAGATCCGCTCGACGGCGCGCTATTTGACGCCTCCGATAGTGACTGGACGCTCGCCCGGCTCGGCGGTGAACCGATCGAACCGCACCGGTCACTCACCGAAGCGGGCGTCCACGACGGTGAGCTGCTGATCATCTGCCATGCCGGACAGCCGATCAGCCCCTTGCTCTTCGACGACGTGGATACCGCCGAGCCGGTGAGCGATTCCGGTGTGGCGGGCTGGGTACGCCGCGAAGCGGCGGCGCTCACCGCGTTCGGCATCGGCCTGGCCGCGACCACGACCGTCGCGGCGCTGCTGCCGCGCTGGGCACAGACTCCGGCCGTCCCGGTCGCCGCGCTCGGGGTCGGGGTACTGGGAATCGCGTTCGCCTGCCTGCTGTCCACCAGACCGCGCGGAGCCGGGCGATCGGCGTGGGTCACGGCGACCGTTCTGCCGCTGCTCTTCGGCGGCGCACTGTACGTCGTCCCCGGTGGTTTCGGGGCGACAGCGCTCCCAATGGCGTTTGCCCTGACGGCCTTGGGTTCGCTTGTCGTGCTGTTGATCTCGAACGCCGGCCGGGCGTTGCACACCGCAGTGGTTGCTATGTGTGCATTCGGCGGTCTGGCCTCGACCGCGCTGCTCCTCACCCAGCCACCGCTACGCACGGTGGGAGCGATCACGGCGACGGCGGCCGTGATCGTGGTGTACCTGGCGCCGAGGGTGACGATCGCGTTGTCCAAGCTGCCGCTCCCCCGCGTGCCGACCGCCGGTGAGCCGCTCGACGACATCGAGACACAGGGTGGCACCACCGTCGAAGGCGTCGCTGCCGTGGGTAAGCAAATCATCCCGACCGAACAGAATCTGACCCGGCGGGTCCGTCGCGCCAACGAGTATCTGACCGGCATCCTGGTCGCGGCCGCTCTGGCCGCCGCAACGGGCAGCTACCTCGCCGCTGATGGAAGCGACGGGTTTTTCTGGCAGGGAACGGCTTTCACGGTGGTGGTGGCAACCGCGTTGTGCCTGCGCGGCCGGCGACACCACGACCTGGTGCAGTCGGCGGTCCAGATCGGTGGCGGGCTGGCGGCCACAGTTGCCGTGATCGTCAAAACGGCTGTGCTCGTGGAAAACTGGCAAATCCGGTCGGTGGTCGTTCTCCTGGTGCTGATCGCGCTGATCGTGGCCTTCGGTCTGGTCGCGCCGGCACGCGAGTTCTCACCGGTGGCACGCCGCTGGGTCGAGATCATCGAGTACGTCGCCATCGGCCTGATGGTCCCGTTGTGCCTGTGGATCATCCGGGTGTACGCGTTTTTCCGCGAGTTGCAGATCTGA